Proteins encoded in a region of the Mycoplasma feriruminatoris genome:
- a CDS encoding HNH endonuclease family protein: MGDKIIPTVEHIMPQNLSKDWIEDLKNITNNQEDINEKHKEYLNQIGNLVYINSDSNSSLGNDSFQIKKSSYKDSKWRILNGSYLDKLEKKNVMSVSNYDNWDFEIIEKNWST, translated from the coding sequence ATGGGAGACAAAATTATACCAACTGTTGAACACATTATGCCTCAAAACTTAAGTAAGGATTGAATAGAAGATTTGAAAAATATTACTAATAATCAAGAAGATATTAATGAGAAACATAAAGAGTATCTTAATCAAATAGGTAACTTAGTATATATAAATTCTGATTCAAACTCATCACTAGGTAATGATTCTTTTCAAATAAAAAAAAGTAGTTATAAAGATTCAAAATGAAGAATACTTAATGGTAGTTATTTAGATAAACTCGAAAAGAAAAATGTTATGTCAGTTTCTAATTATGACAATTGAGATTTTGAAATTATTGAAAAAAACTGAAGTACTTAG
- a CDS encoding MAG4940 family membrane protein gives MIQKNTPGEALRTFFNPTVFGFEILAVFLLVFLVLTFKLIAILLKKQHNKIFLSTSFTIATSLAFFLPFAFASIGAKTTIAPFLNPLIVFFRAVFIGFGKSGQENNQLVGHFLYNGIFYILSAQLIGVILSIVMFYLLFYSIKKTNSKKIEYQFLNNLTFREFFKSSSDLTIIGFSIKEFVFITLLISVLPFISAIDIAIYRFDQFAIILIELLFIWTILFISSFFEFFSFHLAFPFIDIIFKTVDIIFKKSPSSLDIKQYLFELLRFFLVVVFSIIIPIIIGFISILIKMKTGVVVSVA, from the coding sequence ATGATACAAAAAAATACACCAGGAGAAGCGTTAAGAACGTTTTTTAACCCAACAGTTTTTGGTTTTGAAATTCTAGCTGTGTTTTTATTAGTATTTTTAGTTCTAACATTTAAACTAATAGCAATACTATTAAAAAAACAACATAATAAAATCTTTTTATCAACAAGTTTTACAATAGCTACAAGTTTGGCTTTCTTTTTACCATTTGCATTTGCTTCAATTGGAGCAAAAACTACAATAGCACCGTTTTTAAACCCTTTAATTGTCTTTTTTAGAGCTGTGTTTATAGGGTTTGGAAAATCAGGTCAAGAAAATAATCAACTTGTGGGACATTTTTTATATAATGGTATTTTTTATATATTATCTGCACAATTAATTGGAGTTATTTTAAGCATAGTAATGTTTTATTTGCTATTTTATAGTATTAAAAAAACTAATAGTAAAAAAATAGAATATCAGTTTTTAAATAATTTAACTTTTAGAGAGTTTTTTAAAAGTTCTTCTGATTTAACAATAATAGGTTTTAGTATTAAAGAATTTGTTTTTATTACATTATTAATATCGGTTCTACCTTTTATATCAGCAATTGATATAGCTATTTATAGATTTGATCAATTTGCAATTATATTAATAGAATTGTTGTTTATTTGAACTATATTATTTATTTCTTCATTTTTTGAATTCTTTTCATTTCATTTAGCATTTCCATTTATAGATATTATCTTTAAAACAGTAGATATTATTTTTAAAAAATCACCAAGTTCTTTAGATATAAAACAATATTTATTTGAATTATTAAGATTTTTCTTAGTAGTAGTGTTTTCAATAATTATTCCTATAATTATAGGATTTATTAGCATACTAATTAAAATGAAAACTGGAGTAGTTGTTTCAGTAGCATAG
- a CDS encoding MSC_0775 family lipoprotein: MINKKHYKKLILPIFCILPVVSTSIVIGCKTVQNEQGIYKIFDFEKENQINILSEINEYFEKNDHNQELVSFVNKESHKYITLDSLMKNNYAAKYVKFDKDKFKQIIKERFNLSDAYLNKLQIEVDYTNIDRDYGNNFDIVFPVRIKRELENHKKASYASGLFSEQIIKFRLKNVKSSVQEAFSGEELKDIFNKLKELKYDNFTATVKNNIFDELKKQANLWGINELNSTQISSMFDIKTPEFDNLKSQNSNFTFKSTIFGVDFSDKNLALDEGYLKVRFAVKEGFDSTEKTKKINELQTKIKKLAIEKEKLEKNNKTGSITETNKQQIEKLVEEIKKKSLELRKVQEKALPAEAGITKLIKFKFDLNDEFWKNIKLNEVIRVDTIKYGISNTDFSSLTKSNLLIKIFNKDVKNVDIKKIEKSSDFRNAKLVLDVLLKDNKKLELNKKIGVGNYSLLYANDFTKNNIQAPYFTTERLTQENLQSVNKDFFRQFDSKLFSGGYASSRGFYAPKITTPIFMHIGEDYVANDFQPVLMPYDGEVIGAYELTTKVPFTGVGTVVVVKIKVSDLDWTPKEKEIYLNDNKDHIYMSFLHLDAQRTLNNQNLGWSSETVELGSSRTIQVVRSVTPDSPQKVSKNTVIGYLGNNASNGGWMSHAHINLYTNRPSYLSENYFSTKASQGLPEQRIKQYHQKINGKETWRQFGNIGLHQYPGKPPFTINEVDPITGIEKIGSDKKPISIQNELALFLPNLSMGLFEKRLGYANPNLVYKLRDNRTVSFSVKEVNKLT, encoded by the coding sequence ATGATAAATAAAAAACACTATAAGAAATTAATTCTTCCAATATTTTGTATTCTACCAGTAGTTTCAACTTCTATTGTTATAGGATGTAAAACAGTTCAAAATGAACAAGGAATTTATAAAATATTTGATTTTGAAAAAGAAAATCAAATAAACATATTATCTGAAATCAATGAATATTTTGAAAAAAATGATCACAATCAAGAATTAGTAAGTTTTGTTAACAAAGAATCACATAAATATATAACTTTAGATAGTTTAATGAAAAATAATTATGCTGCTAAATACGTTAAGTTTGATAAAGATAAATTTAAACAAATTATTAAAGAAAGATTTAATCTTTCAGATGCTTATTTAAACAAATTACAAATAGAAGTTGATTACACTAATATTGATAGAGATTATGGTAATAACTTTGATATTGTTTTTCCAGTTAGAATAAAAAGAGAACTAGAAAATCATAAAAAAGCTAGTTATGCATCTGGTTTATTTAGTGAACAAATAATTAAATTTAGATTAAAAAATGTAAAAAGTTCAGTTCAAGAAGCTTTTTCGGGCGAAGAATTAAAAGATATTTTTAATAAATTAAAAGAACTTAAATATGATAACTTTACAGCTACAGTTAAAAACAATATTTTTGATGAACTTAAAAAGCAAGCTAATCTATGAGGAATTAATGAATTAAATTCAACTCAAATATCAAGTATGTTTGATATTAAAACACCAGAATTTGATAATTTAAAATCTCAAAATTCTAATTTTACTTTTAAAAGCACAATTTTTGGAGTTGATTTTAGTGATAAAAATTTAGCACTAGATGAAGGTTATTTAAAAGTAAGATTTGCTGTTAAAGAAGGTTTTGATTCAACTGAAAAAACTAAAAAAATAAATGAGCTTCAAACTAAAATTAAGAAATTAGCTATAGAAAAAGAGAAATTAGAAAAAAATAACAAAACTGGATCAATAACTGAAACTAATAAGCAACAAATTGAAAAATTAGTTGAAGAAATTAAGAAAAAATCTTTGGAACTAAGAAAAGTTCAAGAAAAAGCATTACCAGCTGAAGCAGGAATCACTAAATTAATAAAATTCAAATTTGATTTAAATGATGAATTTTGAAAAAACATTAAACTAAATGAAGTTATTAGAGTTGATACTATTAAATATGGAATTTCTAATACTGATTTTTCTTCATTAACTAAAAGCAATTTACTAATTAAAATTTTTAATAAAGATGTTAAAAATGTTGATATTAAAAAAATAGAAAAATCATCTGATTTTAGAAATGCAAAATTAGTTTTAGATGTTTTATTAAAAGATAATAAAAAATTAGAATTAAATAAAAAAATTGGGGTTGGTAACTATAGTTTATTATATGCAAATGACTTTACTAAAAATAATATACAAGCTCCATATTTTACAACTGAAAGATTAACTCAAGAAAATTTACAATCAGTAAATAAAGACTTTTTTAGACAATTTGATTCTAAATTATTTTCTGGTGGGTATGCTTCATCAAGAGGATTTTATGCTCCTAAAATAACAACTCCAATATTTATGCATATTGGAGAAGATTATGTTGCTAATGATTTTCAACCTGTTTTAATGCCATATGATGGTGAGGTTATAGGAGCTTATGAGTTAACTACAAAAGTTCCATTTACTGGGGTTGGAACAGTTGTTGTTGTTAAAATAAAAGTTTCTGATTTAGACTGAACTCCTAAAGAAAAAGAAATTTATCTAAACGATAATAAAGATCATATTTATATGTCATTTTTACATTTAGATGCTCAAAGAACTTTAAATAATCAAAATTTAGGATGATCATCAGAAACAGTTGAATTAGGAAGTTCAAGAACAATTCAAGTTGTTAGAAGTGTTACACCAGATTCACCTCAAAAAGTATCAAAAAATACTGTTATAGGTTATTTAGGTAACAATGCTTCTAATGGTGGTTGAATGAGTCATGCTCATATTAATCTATATACAAATAGACCTAGTTATCTATCTGAAAACTACTTTTCAACTAAGGCTTCTCAAGGATTACCTGAACAAAGAATTAAACAATATCATCAAAAAATTAATGGTAAAGAAACTTGAAGACAATTTGGAAATATTGGTTTACACCAATATCCAGGAAAACCACCTTTTACTATAAACGAAGTTGATCCTATTACTGGTATAGAAAAAATAGGTAGTGATAAAAAACCGATCTCAATACAAAATGAATTAGCTTTATTTTTACCAAACTTAAGTATGGGTTTATTTGAAAAAAGATTAGGTTATGCTAACCCTAATCTAGTATATAAACTAAGAGATAATAGAACTGTATCATTTAGTGTAAAAGAGGTTAATAAATTAACATAA
- a CDS encoding MSC_0775 family lipoprotein, translating into MIKKKLFIPLLSTLVIIPALAVVSCKNPMSNTQNLKEKIYLNYSLKTENEKKEFENYNQINMLSEINQYFTKHDHSDELVKFTTPGASGETVEFNNIMKNNYASKYMKFDEVKFKEIIKDKFNLSDSFLNRLKFEVDYTNISRDYGNNFDIIFPIRVKLPLISHNNFKYQDGLFIEQTFNFKVKNVKASAVEKIDVEKIKPIFNKLVELKNKNNFSIKTKQVTEEIKSLVNEWGIHELNSTQLSSLFDLKTEEFDILSKDKDSKIEFKKTITDVDLSDPSLSINEGFLKVRLAVKDNSDKNPTEAGVTVWVKFEFDKKDPFWKQLKLDESIKVNTVKFTETNTDFTQLNKSNLLVKSQSKFIKEINVESIDKTSDYRNSGLLLKVLTDESENNVVKLHKKIGVGKYTDLYTSEFTKNNIQAPNFATEKLTQENLKSINKDFFKQFDSELFSGGYARSRGFYGEKVKTPKFMHIGEDYIANDFQPVVMPYDGEIIAAYELTTNVPFESVGTVLVAKIPVDNLSWSPKEKEIYLNDNKNHIYVSFLHLDAQRTLNNATLGWSAETAQLGDKRTVKVVKSVTPQNPKKVSKGTVIGYLGNNASNGGWMSHAHINLYTNRPSYLSENYFSSKTTRAPLDDKRVQIYTANISNKTFSQIGNIGVEFGIDGQVYKVDPKTGKEDKSMKLDEIPLYLPRLSMLGFEKTKGYANPNLMYKLRDDRTVSFSVKEVNKL; encoded by the coding sequence ATGATAAAAAAGAAGTTATTTATTCCTTTACTATCAACACTAGTAATTATTCCTGCACTAGCTGTAGTTTCTTGTAAAAATCCAATGTCTAATACTCAAAACTTAAAAGAAAAAATTTATTTAAACTATAGTTTAAAAACTGAAAATGAGAAAAAAGAATTTGAAAACTATAATCAAATTAATATGTTAAGTGAAATTAATCAATATTTTACTAAACACGATCATAGCGATGAATTAGTTAAATTCACAACACCAGGTGCATCTGGAGAAACTGTTGAATTTAACAATATAATGAAAAATAACTATGCATCAAAATATATGAAATTTGATGAAGTTAAATTTAAAGAAATTATTAAAGATAAATTTAATTTATCTGATAGTTTTTTAAATAGATTAAAATTTGAAGTTGATTATACTAATATATCAAGAGATTATGGAAATAACTTTGATATTATTTTTCCTATTAGAGTTAAATTACCACTTATAAGTCATAATAATTTTAAATATCAAGATGGTTTATTTATAGAACAAACTTTTAATTTTAAAGTTAAAAATGTAAAAGCAAGTGCTGTAGAAAAAATAGACGTTGAAAAAATTAAACCGATTTTTAACAAATTAGTTGAACTAAAAAATAAAAATAATTTTTCTATTAAAACTAAACAAGTAACTGAAGAAATCAAAAGCCTAGTTAACGAATGAGGAATTCACGAATTAAATTCAACGCAATTAAGTTCATTATTTGATCTTAAAACTGAAGAATTTGATATTTTATCAAAAGATAAAGATTCAAAAATTGAGTTTAAAAAGACTATTACAGATGTTGATCTAAGTGATCCTAGTCTATCTATTAATGAAGGTTTTTTAAAAGTAAGATTAGCAGTAAAAGATAATAGTGATAAAAACCCTACTGAAGCTGGTGTTACAGTTTGAGTTAAATTCGAATTTGATAAAAAAGATCCATTTTGAAAACAATTAAAATTAGATGAATCAATTAAAGTTAATACAGTTAAATTTACTGAAACTAATACTGATTTTACTCAGTTAAATAAATCAAATTTATTAGTAAAATCTCAATCAAAATTTATAAAAGAAATAAATGTTGAATCAATTGATAAAACTTCAGATTATAGAAACTCAGGTTTACTTTTAAAAGTTCTAACTGATGAATCAGAAAATAATGTAGTTAAATTACACAAAAAAATCGGAGTAGGTAAATATACAGATTTATATACTAGTGAATTTACAAAAAACAATATTCAAGCTCCTAACTTTGCAACTGAAAAATTAACCCAAGAAAATTTAAAAAGTATTAATAAAGATTTCTTTAAACAATTTGATTCAGAACTATTTTCTGGAGGATATGCTAGATCTAGAGGATTTTATGGAGAAAAAGTAAAAACTCCTAAATTTATGCACATAGGTGAAGATTATATTGCTAATGATTTCCAACCTGTTGTCATGCCATATGATGGAGAAATTATTGCTGCTTATGAATTAACAACAAATGTACCTTTTGAAAGTGTAGGAACAGTGTTAGTTGCTAAAATTCCAGTTGATAACTTATCATGATCTCCTAAAGAAAAAGAAATTTATTTAAATGATAATAAAAATCATATTTATGTTTCATTCTTACATTTAGATGCTCAAAGAACATTAAATAATGCAACTCTAGGATGAAGTGCTGAAACTGCACAATTAGGAGACAAAAGAACAGTAAAAGTTGTAAAAAGTGTCACTCCTCAAAATCCTAAAAAAGTTTCAAAAGGTACAGTTATTGGTTATTTAGGTAACAACGCATCTAATGGTGGTTGAATGAGTCATGCTCATATTAATCTATATACAAATAGACCTAGTTACCTATCTGAAAATTACTTTTCTTCTAAAACAACTAGAGCTCCACTTGATGATAAAAGAGTTCAAATTTATACTGCTAATATTTCAAATAAAACATTTTCTCAAATTGGTAATATTGGAGTTGAATTTGGAATTGATGGACAAGTTTATAAAGTAGATCCTAAAACTGGTAAAGAAGATAAGTCAATGAAGTTAGATGAAATTCCTTTATATCTACCTAGATTAAGTATGTTAGGATTTGAAAAAACTAAAGGTTATGCTAACCCTAACTTAATGTATAAATTAAGAGATGATAGAACAGTTTCATTTAGTGTAAAAGAAGTCAATAAATTATAA
- the msrB gene encoding peptide-methionine (R)-S-oxide reductase MsrB, giving the protein MNKVIYLAGGCFWGVEAYFSKLKGVIDAESGYANGLSEKTKYYSLSKTMHAETVKVTYDPNQISLEELLVHYFRIIHPDSLNKQGNDVGTQYRTGVYYTDINDRKVIELVFIEYKKQYDEFYVELEELKNYMTAEDYHQDYLEKNPTGYCHINLNVDFNLSEKEKEFVNLIRKELALDELSLNVLKYSATERPHTSEFNDEHRKGIYVEKITGEVLFASNTKFNAGCGWPSFAAPINSKAVEYKADYSHNMHRVEVRSKTGDNHLGHVFNDGPKEMGGLRYCINGAAIEFIPLEEMDAKGYSEYKKLLD; this is encoded by the coding sequence ATGAATAAAGTGATTTATTTAGCTGGTGGTTGTTTTTGAGGAGTAGAAGCTTATTTTTCTAAATTAAAAGGTGTAATTGATGCTGAAAGTGGTTATGCTAATGGGCTTAGTGAAAAAACTAAATACTATAGTTTATCAAAAACTATGCATGCTGAAACAGTTAAAGTTACTTATGATCCAAATCAAATATCACTAGAAGAATTATTAGTACATTATTTTAGAATCATTCATCCAGATTCATTAAATAAACAAGGAAATGATGTTGGAACACAATATAGAACTGGTGTTTATTATACTGATATAAATGATAGAAAAGTTATTGAATTAGTATTTATTGAATATAAAAAACAATATGATGAATTTTATGTAGAATTAGAAGAATTAAAAAACTATATGACTGCTGAAGATTATCATCAAGACTATTTAGAAAAAAACCCAACAGGTTATTGCCATATTAATTTAAATGTAGATTTTAATTTATCAGAAAAAGAAAAAGAATTTGTTAATTTAATTAGAAAAGAATTAGCTTTAGATGAATTAAGCTTAAATGTTTTAAAATACTCAGCAACAGAAAGACCACATACTTCAGAATTTAATGATGAACATAGAAAAGGTATTTATGTTGAAAAAATCACTGGAGAAGTGTTATTTGCATCAAATACTAAGTTTAATGCTGGTTGTGGATGACCAAGTTTTGCTGCACCAATTAATAGTAAAGCTGTAGAATATAAAGCTGATTATTCTCATAATATGCATAGAGTTGAAGTTAGATCAAAAACTGGTGATAACCATTTAGGTCATGTTTTTAATGATGGACCAAAAGAAATGGGTGGATTAAGATATTGTATTAATGGAGCTGCTATTGAATTTATTCCTTTAGAAGAAATGGATGCTAAAGGTTATAGTGAATATAAAAAATTATTAGACTAG
- a CDS encoding BspA family leucine-rich repeat surface protein, translated as MKHLLKIISSLTILSTGVLAVSCTRRIDNNKDIKNNISRDNKDKNNGLNNKNDNLDSMVQDEPNSSEPKEDPSATQPKVEINVSEEEKQEMISALEKVFKDQEEAFGSFHTYGEVLEQIKVYLNDNKIKHLEHLRLTNKDDENKNLVVDNNGNLNKIKISFFDKETIFTPKKVLKDKVIDKYDSSKTQLLQIGYEYQDVLKNVKIKQIDKKTKKVPLHLPLKITSLDNAFRGSEVSHIENLDKWKITNVRYLTETFSDTTNFDQDINNWDVSNVFDMTNMFAGAKKFNKSLNSWNTANTKIMKGIFWDAESFNGNISKWNVKKVEDMSSMFSGATNFNQDLSKWDTSNVESMEGMFSNTILFNSNISSWNVSSVASMKQMFQNSKGFKHSLSSWKPSKVTIANDFRKGSETNIPDQNLPKFSEEVLKTIKIK; from the coding sequence ATGAAGCACTTATTAAAAATAATAAGTAGTTTAACTATACTAAGTACTGGTGTTTTAGCAGTTAGTTGTACTCGTAGAATAGATAATAATAAAGATATAAAAAATAATATTAGTAGAGATAATAAAGACAAAAATAATGGTCTTAATAATAAAAATGATAATTTAGACAGTATGGTTCAAGATGAACCAAATTCTAGTGAGCCTAAAGAAGATCCTAGTGCTACTCAACCTAAAGTAGAAATTAATGTTAGTGAAGAAGAAAAGCAAGAAATGATAAGTGCTTTGGAAAAGGTTTTTAAGGATCAAGAAGAAGCCTTTGGTAGTTTTCATACGTATGGTGAAGTTTTAGAACAAATAAAGGTTTATTTAAATGATAATAAGATTAAACACCTAGAACATTTAAGATTAACAAATAAGGATGATGAAAATAAAAATTTAGTAGTTGATAACAATGGAAATTTAAATAAAATAAAAATTTCCTTTTTCGACAAGGAAACTATTTTTACTCCTAAAAAAGTTTTAAAAGATAAAGTTATAGACAAGTATGATAGTTCGAAGACCCAATTATTACAAATTGGATATGAATATCAAGATGTTTTAAAGAATGTAAAAATAAAACAAATAGACAAAAAAACTAAAAAAGTTCCTTTACATTTACCTTTAAAAATCACTTCACTAGATAATGCATTTAGAGGTTCTGAGGTTAGCCATATTGAAAATTTAGATAAATGAAAAATAACTAATGTAAGATATTTAACTGAAACATTTAGTGATACAACAAATTTTGATCAGGACATTAATAATTGAGATGTTTCAAATGTATTTGATATGACAAATATGTTTGCCGGAGCAAAAAAATTTAATAAAAGTCTTAACTCTTGAAACACAGCAAACACCAAAATAATGAAAGGAATATTTTGAGATGCTGAGAGTTTTAATGGTAATATATCTAAATGGAATGTAAAAAAAGTTGAAGATATGTCAAGTATGTTTAGTGGTGCTACTAATTTTAATCAAGATCTATCAAAATGAGATACTTCTAATGTGGAAAGTATGGAAGGGATGTTTAGCAATACAATATTATTTAATTCAAATATTTCTAGTTGAAATGTATCTAGTGTTGCGTCAATGAAACAAATGTTTCAAAACTCAAAAGGATTTAAGCATAGTCTAAGTTCTTGAAAACCATCAAAAGTAACTATTGCAAATGATTTTAGAAAGGGATCTGAAACAAATATTCCAGATCAAAATCTACCAAAATTCTCAGAAGAAGTACTGAAAACAATTAAAATCAAATAA